The Deinococcus hopiensis KR-140 sequence CAGCACGGGGTCGCCGTACAGGCGGATGGGATACACGCGTGGGGCCTCAGCCATATCCCTCCGTTTTACCAGAGGGACGCTTCCCCGGTGCAGACGTACGGCACCTTGGCGCGGGGGACAAGTCACGGTCAGGGCCTTCTCACACCTGGCCCACTGCCCTCATTTACGGTCAGATCATGCCCATACGCCTGACCCTGCTTCTGACCGCCGCCCTGCTGGGAACTGCCACTGCACAGACCAGCACCCAGGCCGACTCCAGCGCCCAGAACGCCGCTCCTGCCCAGACGGCCGAGGAAAACGCTGCCCAGACGCGCAGCCTCGCTGACAAGGCGCGCGCCACCTACCCGAAGGGCAGCGCCAGCATCGATCAGCCGCTGTGGAAGCAGGCCGCCGACGCTGCGGAGCGGGCCGTCAAGCAGGCCCCGAACAACCCGGAGTACCTGCGGCTGCGTGCCCAGATCTATACCGAAGTCGGCTTCTGGAAGCAGGCGGAACTGGGCTGGAACGCCTATTTCAAGGCCGGGCAGCCCAGCGAGGCCGAGCGGGGACAGGCGGCCTTCGTGCAGTACAACCTGGGGTACGCGGCCTACAAGCGCAACCTGATGGACCAGGCAGCGAAATTCTTCGCGGGCTGCACAGAGCTCGATCCAAGGAACGCGGACTGCGTGGGCTGGTCGGCCCGCACAGCACTGGAAGCTGGAAACTACGCCCAGGCGGACAAGCTCTACGGGCAGGCCCTGACCCTGAAGCCGAACGACAAGACGCTCGCGTACTTCCGGGACCTCTCAGGGCGGGCAGGGCGTTACGGTCCGGCCGCCACCCGCGCCTTCAGCCGCGCCTTCGAGGACCTGGACGCGGGACGCAAGGAAAAGGCGCTCGAAGGCTTTCAGGAAGCCGCCCACACCGCCGCCAACTTCGCCGAGGCGTGGCGGCAGGCCGGAAAGCTGGCGCTGGAACTGGGTAACGCCCAGGCTGCCGCCACCGCTTACCAGGGCGTGAGCACCCTGCCCGAGGCGAGCGCGGCGGACCGCTTCAACCTCGCCCTGGCGCAGGAGGGCGTGCAATACGGGCTCAACGCGGTGAAGACCTTCCGCGAGGCCTACGCCAAATACGCGGCGGGGCAGAAGGACGCCGCTGCTATCGGTTTTCAGGCGGCCGCCACCCAGAACCCCAAGTACGCCAAAGCCTGGGCGTGGCTGGGCCGCGTGCGCTACGAGGCGAAGGACTATCCGGGCGCAACCGAAGCCTACGGCCAGGCCGTGCAACTCGATCCAAACGACAAGTCGAGCGCGTACTACCTGAAGTTGGCGCAGCAGGGCAAGTAAAGGCTGAGGGCCGTCACAGCGCCTTCCACCGCCACGGGGCAGAGTGTACCCGCCCTGCTCCACCTCACGGTCGCGCGAGCAGCGCAGGCAGTGGCATCGGAAGGTCATGAACCAGTCGGGCGGGGTGGTGGAGAGAATCCGCACCTGCCCGGCTTCCTCCTTAAGCTGAAGACTGGAGAAGCAGGGAGGACGGGTAGAGGGTGCAGCGGCACTGTCCGCCGCGCCAGGCTGCCAGCGTTTGCAGGGCCTGCTCCAGATGCGTGCGGTTAGGTACCGCCGCGCCCGTGGCCTGCTCGCGTTCCAGGGGGTCCGCCCCCCTCCCCACCCTCGCGCTCAGGCAGGTGGTGCGCAAGGTCGCCGAGTTCTGCCGAATTGTGCAGGCGAATGACCTCGCCCGGCACGAAGCTGGCGCGTGAGGCGCCGCCGAAGAGCAGGCCTTCGAGGAGGCGTGATCTCCACGCCCTCTATCTTCGGCGTCGGCCATTCACTCCCGAGTCAGCCTGGGCCGCTAGGCTGACCGCATGTCCCGCTTCCTGCTGCTCGCCCTGCCCCTTGTCCTCGCTGCCTGCGGTTCGCGGCAGGTTCAGCCGCCCGAGAGTTATGACCTCAGCGGCACCGTCTCCGGAGACTGGGGGACGAATGCACGGCTGCGGCTGGCGCTGGTGGGCACAGGCCTACCGGGCGTGGTAACCAACGACGGCAACCAGAGCCAGAACCTCGTCGTTTCGGGCGCAAACGTCTGGAGCTTCGGTTTCGATCTGCCAAATGTTCCCGCAGCGGCTGGGGTGTATCAGGTGGTGGTCTTTGATGACGCCAACAACGACGCCAGTTTCAACGTGGGCGAACGCTTTGCGCGTAACCGCCAGTGGCTGATTTACAGCGCCCTGGGTGGCACCTTCCCCAGCGTCAAGGTGCCCGAGTTCCTGTCCGGTGCTGGCGAAGAACTGCTGCCCGAAATGCACGTGGAGCAAGGCTGGAACCTCTACGACCGCGCCCTGCCCCTGAGCGGCAGCAACCCCGGCCCAGCGGGCAGGGTGACGGGGTATGACCTGAGCCGGTAGGAGGCCTTGGCGCGTTGTCCTTGAGCCATCTGCTGCCAGAGGCTCAGGGACAACGGCCTACAGCTTCTCCTTAAAAAACGCCACCGAGCGTGCCAAGGCCGTATACAGGTTCCGACTGAGGTTGTGGTTGTCGCCGGGGTAGACGTAGCTCTGCGCAGGCTTGCCGGCTGCCTTCATACCCCGTACCAGAGATTCGTGAAAGGTCACGGGGACGTCCTCGTCCGCCGTGCCAATATGCAGCTGGAGGGGACCGCCCAGGTCTTTCAAGTAGCTGTTGGCGCTGAGGCGCTGCCAGAACTTGGGATTGCTGGCCGGGGTGCCGTATTTCTCCACCGCCTTCTTTCGCAGTTCGAGCACCCGCGCGGGAATGGAGGTGGGGGCCTTGTGCGGCCAGCGGTTCATCATGTCGTCGTAGTCGCCCACCACCCCCGCCCAGATGACGCCCGCCTTGATTTTCGGGTCGATCACCATCGCCCGCAGGGTCAGGAAGCCCCCCATGGAGTGGCCCCACATGCCGATGCGCGCCGGGTTGACGCGGGGATCAGCCCTTAGGCTCGCCAGCGCGTTCATCACGTCCGTCGTGTAGCCCGGCGCGTAGTAGCCTCCGAGCGCCTCACCTCCGCTGCTGCCGTGGCCCCGATAGTCGCTTTTCAGGGTCACGAAGGCTGCGCGGGCAAAGGCGTCTTGGTAGGCAACGTAGCGCTCGGTGGTGCGGTAGACCTCAGGCGGGATGTAGCCGTGGTTGAAGACGATGGCGGGCCAGCCCCCGTTGGGAGCCTTGCCATTCGGGACGGTCAGGAGGGCGTTGATCTTGAGGCCGTCGGAGAGGTAGTTCACGATATAGCGCTGGTAGTTGCTTCCCGCGCGGAGGGTCTGGAGGACGGTCAGGGAGCTGCCGGGATATGCCTTGGCCCGCGCTGCGGCGATGCTCATCTGGGCAGCGTCTACCTTTGCCAGTGCGGCGGCGGATTGGGCATGCGCCGGGCCCAGGAGCAGGGTGGAGAGGAGGAGGGCGAGGTGTTTCATGCCTCAGGCTAAGGAGGCTGGAGGTGGGGGACGGGGTGTTTGCCCACGATGGGGAGCAGCGCTGCAAAGGGCAGGGGCTTATTTCGCTGGAAGGCGGGTGTTTTTTACAGCGCGCAAAGCTTGATCCTGTTGTCTTTCTGCCTCGGCGACCGTCTCGCTGCGCGCGCCAACGTGACTGGGGGAGTCACCCGCTGAAGCCGTGGGATGGACGGGGCGGTGGCGTTCGGATGTTGGGAAGTTCGAGCCGGGTTTTTCCCCTCGTGGGACCCGCAGAGCTGCGGAGCAGAGGGGGCCTTGCGAACGCTCGGGGCGAGGGCACGTCCAAGCGACGCTCTTTGGCGCCGGTGTCCGAATGGCGCCGCGCGTGGAAGGGCACCCCTCACGGCTCCCTATTCTCCTCCATGCGCATTTCGGTTCGCCCGCGGGGTTCGGTCAAAAAGCAGTCCCCTTTTTGACACATGCTCTAAACCCAGTCGCCCGTACCCACCTCCCTGTCCCCTACAACCGCGCGTCTATCGGACCGCTCTCCAGCGCCAGTACGCCGAGCATGCATTCATGCACATGGGCCGTCGCCGCACCGTCCACGAAGCGGCTCAAGGCTTCCAGGCCCAGGTGGAATTCGCGGAGGGCCCGGGCACGTTTGGCGCTCAGGGCCCGGGCGCGCAAACGGGTGAGGTGCTCGGGGCGGGTGTACTCGGGGCCGTAGATGATCCGGAGGTACTCACGGCCCCGCACCTTCACAGCGGGCTGGAGGTTCCGGCGCTCGGCGTCAAGGAAGGCGAGCGGCTTGACCACCATGCCCTCCCCACCTCCGGCAGTGAGGGCTTCCCACCACGCCGCCGCTTCCGTCTCGCTCGTTTCGTCGCCCAGAGTCACGGAGCGGTGGGCGGTGCGGCCAAAAAGGGTCGGGTCTGCGTCCACGAGGGTTGTCAGCGTTTCCAAGTGCCACAGGTGGGTCTGGTCCGTATGCACCTTCCCTTCCGAAGCCAACAGGTGAAAGGGCAGAACCCGCACGTCTTTCGGCCCCTCCACCCGGCGCACGTAGGCGCGGTAGGCGTTGCGGTAGGCGGCGAGGTCTCCGGCGCGGTCGCGGGTGCGCGTGAGGAGTGCGGCCACGTCTACACCCCGTTCTGCAGCGGCAACCAGTGCGGCCACCTCGGCGGGCAGCACGGCATTGCCCGCTGCGCCCACCGCCGCGTACTGGTGCCGGATCAGCTCCTCGGCCTTCAGGCTCCAGGGCAGAATTTCCGCGTCCAGCACCAGCCAGCCGGTGTTCAGCCGGTCCCACAGTCCGGCTCCAGTGGCGGCGGCACGGGCCCGGGTCAGCACGTCTGCCTCCCACTCCGGCTTGAAGAAGGGGCGTCCGGTCCGGGTCATGATAGCCCCGGTTCCGCCCTCCACTCCAAAGCGGGTGCGGGCGGTGTCCTCATCCTTCGCCAGCACGAGCACCCCGCGGGAGCCCATGTGTTTTTCCTCGCAGACCACTTGCGTCACGCCCTGGCCCCGGAAATAGGTGAAGGCCTCGGCGGGATGTTCCAGCCGGTCCCCGCGCTCGCTCGTCTCCACGGGGCTCATGGTCGGGGGCAGATACACGGCCCAGCGGGGATCCACACCGAAGCGGGAGAAGGCTTCCACCGCCGCCGCGCGCTCGCGCTCCTTTACCAGAATTCCGCCGAAGGAGCGCGTCTCGATGCGGCCTTCCTTCAGGAAATCGGCCAGGTCCAGCGCCTTGCCGTCTACCTCCGGTTTGGCCGCCTGAAGGGGACGGGCAGGCACCGCGTATTGGGCGTGGGCGGGCACGCGCACGAGTTCCAGCTCCGGGTAGCGCAGGGCGGTCAGCGCGCCACCAAAGGCGCAGCCGGTGTCGATGTTGAGCGTCCGGTTGACCCAGCGGGGCTCGGCGACGGGTGTGTGACCGTAGATCACTGTGGCGGCACCCCGGTACTCGGCCGCCCAGTCCCGGCGCACGGGCAGGCCCAGCTCATCCTTGCTGCCGTCCACGTCGCCGTACAGGGCAAAGCTGCGCACCCGTCCTGACGAGCGGCCCTGGTAGCGCTCGGGCAGCCCCGCGTGCGCCACTACCACCTTTCCGCCGTCCAATACAAGGTGGCTGACCAGTCCCTCGATAAAGGCCCGGACCTCGCGCTTGAATTCCGGTCCGGCCTCCTCCAGCTGGGCCAGGGTGCCGTCCAGACCGTGCAGGGCCTTGACCGCCTTGCCGTCCAAGGCACGCTTGAGTTTTTCGTCGTGGTTGCCGGGCACGCACAGGGCTGCGCCCGCTCGGACCATATTCATCGCCAGCCGCAGCGCGCCCGCACTGTCGGGGCCCCGGTCCACCAGGTCTCCCACAAAGACGGCTGTGCGTCCCGGGGGAGGGGTGGCGGCGTCGCCCTCCACCGTGTACCCCAGCCGGGTCAGCAACGCGCGCAGTTCAGGCAGGCAGCCGTGAACGTCGCCGATGAAGTCAAATGGGCCGGTCAGTTCCTTGCGGTTGGTATAGAGGGGCACCCGCGTGACCTGCGCCCCGTCCACCTCCTCCTGCGAGCGCAGGACCCAGACGTGCCGGAAGCCCTCCTTCTGCATTCCCCGCAGGGTTCGGCGCAACTCGCCCATCTGCCGCCCAATCACCTCGGGCCGGAAGTCGCGGTCATCCCGGGCGGCATGACGGGCTTCCAGCACAGGCCGCGGCAGGTCCAGGACCACAGCCACGGGCAGCACGTCGTATTGACGGGCGAGGTCCACCAGCCGTCGCCGGTCATCGGGGCGCACGCTCGTCGCGTCAATCAGGGTCAGGCGTCCACGTGCCAGCCGCTTGCCCGCCACGTAAAAGAGGCTGTCGAAGGCGTCCCCGGTGGCGTCCAGGCTATTCTCGTCTTCGCTGACGAGGGCGCGGAAGAAGTCGCTGCTCAGCACCTCGGTGGGCAGGAAGTGCCGTGCGGCGAAGGTGCTCTTGCCCGCCGACGACGCGCCGACGAGGGCGACGAGGGCGAGTTCGGGAAGGCGGATACTGGTCGGGGGACTGGTCATGGATGGGGCCTCAGGAGCTGATGCTCGCACACAGGGGGTAGGGGCGACATGGGCAGATTGGCGGGGTGTTCCCCCCGCAGCCCTCCCCCACAACTGCCCTCTACACTGCCTGAATGAACCGCACAGACCGTCTGCTCGCGCTGGTGCTGGAACTGCGGGGGCGCGGGTGGGTGCGCGCTGAGGATCTGGCGCGGACCTTTGAAATCAGCGTGCGGACCGTATACCGCGACGTGCTGGCCCTGAGTGAGGCGGGCGTACCGGTGATCAGCGTGCCCGGGCAGGGCTACCGCCTGATGGAGGGCTACTTTCTGCCCCCTCTGCACTTCACTCCGCAGGAAGCGGTCATGTTGACCCTGGGGGCCGACGCGGTGGCCCGGGCCTTTGACGTTGAGTACGCGGGCGCGGCGGCCCAGGCGGCCAAGAAACTCCTCGCGGCTCTGCCAGACGAGCGCAGGGCAGATGTGGAGCGGGTGCGGGAGCATCTGCGCGTCGTGCCTCCGGGGAGCGGGCGGAAGGCCGAGACGCTGCGCCTCCTGCGCGGCGCGGTGCTGGACAACCGAATCGTCACTTTCGTGTACCGCAAGCCGGGGGGTGGACCGGATGCCCGGCAGGTGTATCCCCTGGGCCTCGTCCACCTGTACGGCGTGTGGCTGCTCGTGGCGTTCGATCCTGCGCAGGCCGCCCAGCGCCATTTCCGGCTGGACCGGATGGAGGACGCGCGCGCCTTGCCGCAGACTTTCACGCGGGACCCGGAGTGGCGCGTCGAGTACCGCCCGGAACGCGAGGAGCGGAACGTAACGGTCCGGCTCCGTTTCCCGGCCGAGCGGGCGCGAACGGTGCGGGAGCGGCCCCACCTCTTCCAGACGGAAGAAGCACACACCCCACACGGCTACGAGGTGACCCTGCGTGTGCGGGACACCCGGGCTGTGCTGTCCTGGGTCCTGTCCTGGGGTGGGGACGCAGAGGTGCTGGAACCTGAAGACCTCCGCGAGCAGGTGTGGGCCGAGGCGCGCCGGATGCTCAGTCGCGCCTGAGCCTGACGCTCCTGACCCCGGGTGGTCACGGGAAGGGCAAAGACGGGAGGCATGAAAACCATCCTGGCTTTCGTTCCGCTGCGTACGCCCGGTTCCGCTGCCGCCCGCGCCTCTTTCACTGAGGTGCCGGACGCCGGGATCACCGAGGAGCGCCCCGGTGCGAACGCCTTCGTGCAGGGCAGCGGGGCCGGGCTCGCCCTCCGCACAGACGG is a genomic window containing:
- a CDS encoding helix-turn-helix transcriptional regulator — encoded protein: MNRTDRLLALVLELRGRGWVRAEDLARTFEISVRTVYRDVLALSEAGVPVISVPGQGYRLMEGYFLPPLHFTPQEAVMLTLGADAVARAFDVEYAGAAAQAAKKLLAALPDERRADVERVREHLRVVPPGSGRKAETLRLLRGAVLDNRIVTFVYRKPGGGPDARQVYPLGLVHLYGVWLLVAFDPAQAAQRHFRLDRMEDARALPQTFTRDPEWRVEYRPEREERNVTVRLRFPAERARTVRERPHLFQTEEAHTPHGYEVTLRVRDTRAVLSWVLSWGGDAEVLEPEDLREQVWAEARRMLSRA
- a CDS encoding tetratricopeptide repeat protein, whose amino-acid sequence is MPIRLTLLLTAALLGTATAQTSTQADSSAQNAAPAQTAEENAAQTRSLADKARATYPKGSASIDQPLWKQAADAAERAVKQAPNNPEYLRLRAQIYTEVGFWKQAELGWNAYFKAGQPSEAERGQAAFVQYNLGYAAYKRNLMDQAAKFFAGCTELDPRNADCVGWSARTALEAGNYAQADKLYGQALTLKPNDKTLAYFRDLSGRAGRYGPAATRAFSRAFEDLDAGRKEKALEGFQEAAHTAANFAEAWRQAGKLALELGNAQAAATAYQGVSTLPEASAADRFNLALAQEGVQYGLNAVKTFREAYAKYAAGQKDAAAIGFQAAATQNPKYAKAWAWLGRVRYEAKDYPGATEAYGQAVQLDPNDKSSAYYLKLAQQGK
- a CDS encoding alpha/beta hydrolase family protein; this encodes MKHLALLLSTLLLGPAHAQSAAALAKVDAAQMSIAAARAKAYPGSSLTVLQTLRAGSNYQRYIVNYLSDGLKINALLTVPNGKAPNGGWPAIVFNHGYIPPEVYRTTERYVAYQDAFARAAFVTLKSDYRGHGSSGGEALGGYYAPGYTTDVMNALASLRADPRVNPARIGMWGHSMGGFLTLRAMVIDPKIKAGVIWAGVVGDYDDMMNRWPHKAPTSIPARVLELRKKAVEKYGTPASNPKFWQRLSANSYLKDLGGPLQLHIGTADEDVPVTFHESLVRGMKAAGKPAQSYVYPGDNHNLSRNLYTALARSVAFFKEKL
- a CDS encoding polynucleotide kinase-phosphatase; its protein translation is MTSPPTSIRLPELALVALVGASSAGKSTFAARHFLPTEVLSSDFFRALVSEDENSLDATGDAFDSLFYVAGKRLARGRLTLIDATSVRPDDRRRLVDLARQYDVLPVAVVLDLPRPVLEARHAARDDRDFRPEVIGRQMGELRRTLRGMQKEGFRHVWVLRSQEEVDGAQVTRVPLYTNRKELTGPFDFIGDVHGCLPELRALLTRLGYTVEGDAATPPPGRTAVFVGDLVDRGPDSAGALRLAMNMVRAGAALCVPGNHDEKLKRALDGKAVKALHGLDGTLAQLEEAGPEFKREVRAFIEGLVSHLVLDGGKVVVAHAGLPERYQGRSSGRVRSFALYGDVDGSKDELGLPVRRDWAAEYRGAATVIYGHTPVAEPRWVNRTLNIDTGCAFGGALTALRYPELELVRVPAHAQYAVPARPLQAAKPEVDGKALDLADFLKEGRIETRSFGGILVKERERAAAVEAFSRFGVDPRWAVYLPPTMSPVETSERGDRLEHPAEAFTYFRGQGVTQVVCEEKHMGSRGVLVLAKDEDTARTRFGVEGGTGAIMTRTGRPFFKPEWEADVLTRARAAATGAGLWDRLNTGWLVLDAEILPWSLKAEELIRHQYAAVGAAGNAVLPAEVAALVAAAERGVDVAALLTRTRDRAGDLAAYRNAYRAYVRRVEGPKDVRVLPFHLLASEGKVHTDQTHLWHLETLTTLVDADPTLFGRTAHRSVTLGDETSETEAAAWWEALTAGGGEGMVVKPLAFLDAERRNLQPAVKVRGREYLRIIYGPEYTRPEHLTRLRARALSAKRARALREFHLGLEALSRFVDGAATAHVHECMLGVLALESGPIDARL